The window TGCTGGAATCCCTTAAAGATGACTCACTAGCAGCCTGGGGATCATATGGAAGCTGCCAGGGCTTAGTCCCACCCAGGAAGTGGACAATTTTTGCATGGTGGCCATACCTACACAAAACCAGAAAGCGTATTTGTCATACTTGTGTATGTGTCAAATGTCATATATGATAGGTTACTAAACAGTTCACAAATACCTAACATCAGGAATTATTGGTATACTTAATAAGAGCTTGTTTGAAAACGTACTGCTGAAATGCTGGTAGATACGTGTAAATGGCAGCGGCTGTGAGGTTGTACACAAATGGTAAATGCTTTCTGATATCTTTCACTGCCCAGTCGTGGAAGAAAGTGTTTAATATGCCCTGGTCTCCTCCTATACATGACACAACATGGcataataatgtcattaatacatgttttggtAGTGCTGAAAAATTGTGTAATGAAAGAAGTAATCAATCAATGCTGCATACACTACAATGTAAAaattgtggtcagtaagattttatttcattttattattttttttttttgaaggaagcCTTATGCTCACTAAAACTGTtgttggttcccattgactttcatagcagggaaaaaaaacactatggaagtcagtAGGTACCATCAGTGCtggtttgattaccagcattcttcaaaatatcttttatgtTCAATATAAAAAGAAACTCATATAAGATTAGGAAAGACATGAGGGTTATTACATGATGTCAACATTTGAATTTTTGGAGAACtatcattttaatattacacgataaaacagtaatatataataatatatatatatatatatatatatatatatatatatatatatatatatatatattaaatatattttaaaatgtcattcattcctttgatgcaaagctggatattaagcagccattactccagtcttcaacatcacatgattcttcagaaatcattccaacatgctgatttgctgcttgagaaacatttctgaatgaaagtattcatttctttccaaTATAATCTAActtaaacctttgaatggtaatgtatatgTGCTTCTcttgatgtttttaaagaaaaaaaaatacaaatgtgacAAAACTGCATTTGAGGCTGATTAAAGTTCCAACAGGCTTTGAGTGCATCCAATTTAGACTGAACTTAAAAGATCTGAATATAATATCAGCTAAATATAACCGCGTGATTCACCATCAAAGCTGCCGTGCTGTGCAGCGTGTTCCAGTATTTGGGTATGGGTATTCAGGGAGGGCCTAAACACAAATACCCCAGAGTTGAAACAATCCGGCCAGCCTGGATCAGGTGCAGCAGACAGTTCTTCATATTCAAACAGCTCGTCAACATTACACAGTACCTGCAGAACACAGTTATATTACAGCCACATTTTGGGACCAACACCCCTTGCATTATTCTCTAAAAGTTTACTTGCACTGTAATATAAGTAAATTTTATTATTGTCTATTGTGAATACAAGTATATTAATAAAAAGCCTATAACCTTGCTTTTGGATATATATGTTCCTAAAGCAATAGCTTTGAAAACCTTGGTGTTCAGTTAGCCATCTTTAATGTCAAGTACTCACAAGTGTGTCTGCATCCAAGAACACACACTTCGTGTACTGTGTAAGAGTCCAGCAGTGGAGTTTGGTGAAGGTGACCCCTAGTTCAGGACGTTGCAGCCAGGTGAGATGAGTCTCGTCTCTACTGTCCAACACATCTACCAGTACAACTTCATCAAACACATCCTCCAGCGCCAAtctgggcaaatgcataaaaatcAATGAGCTAAAAAAGTCAAAGACAATCTAATATAGATGGGAAGCaaccaaaaattaaattaatgttgcaCTGAAAACTATTACACACCTAAAAGTAGGGTACAGAAAGAGATCTACATTGATGTTGTTTCAAAATGAATGGTGGAGGATAGTTACACTATCACCTTGATGCTCTGGAAACATTGGGGGAAACCATAGCCACTAATTTCCTTGATGTTCCATGCCTGCGCAAACTTTTGCCTACCACTAAACATCCCATGCTATAGGCGTCTGTGGTGGCCAGGGTCACAAAGGCCTGAGTCTCTGAGGGACAGAGACAGATAATACATCCGATAGAAATGGTGAAAACAGAGGACAAACATGCAGTAAACACTTTATTTATAAAGTCCAGTTCTCAATATTAACTAACTATCAACTGCaatttttgcctcaataaactcctaacttgctgcttattaatagttaggtaTTTGTTAAATTTGGGTATTGGGTAGAATATGGTCACGCAGattatgtgttttataataaacggttacactttatttcagtGGTCCACTTAAGACATTCTACTaaatatattaaagggttagttcacccaaaaatctaaattatgtaattaataactcaccctcatgtcgttccaaaccagtaagacctacattcatcttcggaacacagtttaagatattttagatttagtccgagagctctcagtcccttcattgaagctgtgtgtacggtctactgtccatgtacagaaaggtaagaaaaacatcataaaagtagtccatgtgacatcagagggtccgttggaattttttgaagcatcgaaaatacattttggtccaaaaatagcaaaaactacgactttattcagcattgtcttctcttcggtgtctgttgtaagacagttcaaaacaaagcagcttgtgatatccggttcgcgaacgaatcattcgatttaaccggatcttcttgaaccagttcaccaaatcgaactgaatcgttttaaacggtttgcgtctccaatacgcattaatccacaaatggcttaagctgttaacttgtttaatgtggctgacattccctctgagttcaaacaaaccaatatcccggagtaattcatgtactcaaacagtacattgactgaactgctgtgaagagagaactgaagatgaacaccgatctgagccagataatgaatgaaagactgactcgttctcaagttcagttcagttcgacaatgctaaataaagtcatagtttttgctatttttggaccaaaatgtatttttgatgcttcaaccaattctaactgatcctctgatgccacatggacttctttgatgatgtttttcttacctttctggacatggacagtataccgtacacacagcttcaaaggagggactgagagctctcagactaaatctaaaatatcttaaactgtgttccaaagataaacagaggtctcacaggtttggaacaacatgagggtgagtcataaatgacataattttgatttttgggtgaactatccctttaagtaacttTGTAAATACATGTacactacatgtcaactaattctcagagtagactgttatgggtaggtttagggttagtatacgttgacaaaaaaaaagtgttagatTTAGCAGACAATCTACTAATACTCTCCTAACGTCTAGTTGACATGTTGTTGCAAAGTAACTTTCTGTttttagaatgtctaaagtggactatcaaaataaagtgttaggcTACCTAAAACACAGACAATATGTTATTaaaaggcatgctaataagcaactagttaataaacTGGTCGCTATAATAAAGTGTTTCCGTTCCATATAACATTTGAAGCATTTAGATATCTTAgtaattaatttcaacatttactaagaCATTATTCAAAcctgttaaaattatttaatatgccTGAGCTAACTTGAAATAACaattaatgcttttttattatttgtattaaccaGGATTAATGAATACTATAACAAATGCATGTATTAAAAAGTGTGTACAACTTTTGACTCCCGTTAACAAGGAAGGTTTCCAAATGCATGGCACCCGAGGTCTCAAGTTTAACTCAATGACCCATCGCAGTCAGATATCACCACTGCACAGTTATCTTCCTGACCCACTTTTCATTGGCAGACAACAGAAGCAGATGGCACAAAAACACCTTACTGTATGGCCAGTGATTGAACTTCGAAAAAAACAACAGGTCTGAAATGCAAATCTAGCCTGGTGACAGCACATGCAATAAACTATTTCTTTCAAACGCcaatttcatttaaataactaaatttgCTTGAATAGGTCAAAACACATCATCCTACCCAGTCTATGATTTAAGGGTGCTCACTTTGGCTATTTTTTTACCGTCTAGTGTATGACATTTGGACGAAAACGGTATAAGATGGGTGAACTTACCCGCCATCTCAGTTTTTATATCGGTCTtctgagttatatatatatatggaacaaGTAAATATCAGCGTTTAAAATAAACGGCAAGCCGTGCTAGCTTCAGACAGGAGCGCGCCTCAGTCCAAGCTCAATGACAAGTGAAAACTGTTAGTAGTGTAACGGTCACGCGACAGGGGTCATTCAACCCCCGCTACTACTGAGCATAGATATACAAACCGATATCGATTATAGACTCATTTAACTTATTTTGCTGAAAGAATGAAAACATGCGCGGCGCTGAATGAAAGAACACAATATTTCGTTACATTTCAGCAACAACAACTAACAACATTCTTAATCCAGAAATGGACACAAGACTTTATTTGGATAAGAAACAGcaaatttatattttagacaGACACTTTGTTATACATACAATAAATCATCAATCATAATTCCTCTGGATGGTATAAAGaggtgcatcacacacacacattcaatgcAAGTTACTTGTGATTTTACACTCATCTATCTTCAGCAGTAGGAAATAGGAGTCTTTTTTACCTTGTCTATTTATTCCattcaaatgtacatttatttaaatataaaaaatgcaaatgacGCAGAAATTACCTTGAAATCCCATCATTTTAATCTCATTCCGTTTTATTTTAGTTGACATTTTGCCACCGTAACTCAGTTTCTCATCAGCAACCTCATCCTCCTTTTGCTCATAGTCTTCTGTTTGACTGGGAAAGAAGGCATTTTCTAATTCAGGGCAATGCAAGAATGAACACAAGCCTAACTGATGCATTCGCCTGTGTATAGACAGCTTGCACTTTACAAAAGCAAGTCCCTGGCTCATGCATCTTGCTGTACGTCTACAAAAATAGCgaacatttgtcattttaaagtgCAGTATCTTACATTGGCACTATTTAAAATACTAAACGAAGACTAAAAGCCATTTAGTGACTCTACCTCCTCTAAAGATGAACCGTCAGTTACAAAAAAGAttgaatacagaaaaaaaaaattcttaaaataaagaTTAGAGTCAATACAACTTAGATAAtccaataaaaacagaaaaaaaagaagaaaaaaaacttacacTAACATTCTTAAAACATTAGTTTTAAACAAGCCTTTCATGTAACATTTCCCACAGGGTTCGGCTCCCCTATAACTGTACATGCTCAGTGTGCATATATACTTTCAGTGTGCTGATCCAACGCAGTTATGATGAACGGAGCAGGTTGCTGAGAACTTTGGGAGAGAAAATAGCAAATTATGTTATCTACTAGGTGTGACTTGTATCAGAAAACAAGAAATCCCTATAAAATAAAACGGGTCAAAGAAACAACTTCTCCATGTTACAAATCTCCATGTTATgagaaaaggtttaaaaaaaaaaaactttaactttgTATAGGACATGGTGTCCGAACTGCATTCATAATTTCACATTAagcttaaaacataaaataaaggaaatttttaataaataataataatagaaaacatcTTACCTTGAGGATCAGACTGAGTACCACGGTTTTTGCCACTCTCTGGATCCTCCCCTATCAGAAAAGGTACTTTTTAGTTTATCCCATGATTTAATTTTGTTAAAGCCATTTTCAAAAAATCCTGTTACTAACGTTTTATGTTCACATAACTCACACTTGGACATCACCTTACTAATTTAGCCTCTTTTAACACTCTCAAAAAAtgcgactctggtgggactcgaacccacaacctttgaatcaCTTCACTAAGTGTCGcttagaagtccaatgcgctatccattgcgccacagagccacctGTTGAGGGCCCAAGGGCTTTTCTAATACAAGCAAAGCAGTAAAACTGCCTGCCACGTCATACGCCCAACCCCCAGTTCCTCTACAAGAGCTGCTGCTCTAGCCGAGCTACTTCAAAATAAGCCAAGTACTGTGGCTCCCCAAGTGTTAATACACAGTTGTGAAGCAAAGGATTAAAAGGTTTTAAGAGTAAAAAGGTCTGAAGTCTAaagagttgtttttgtttttgcaatcaGAACTGGTCAAAAAAAGTAAGCAACTGTTATAAATCCAAACCAAGGTAGTGCTTATATGAAGATTCTGATtcttttactgaataaaagtgcCAAACTCACCTCCCTGTACTTTGaaacactaggggtgtaacgatacgcgtattcgtattgaaccgttcggtacgacgctttcggttcggtacgcggtacgcattatgtataccgaacggttcgttggagtaattaattatattggaaaaaaaaaaaaaaagagagagaaagaaatataatgatatgcgttcaacaaggtagcccaataacccaaacaacgtaacaggcaacgcccctgacactcccgaagaagaaaaaaacaccatcttatatgtttatgttaggctactcagcaggcgctcgctcactcagtacacgctgaaggctcgttgcaaaatagccaatgcgtttaacagactagaaatgagaagatcctccaataaccaacaggtctggtgtttgggtgcactttggattccctttaagctataatggtgatggcaagagagtggtggataaaaaaacaacggtatgtcgcatctgcaacatgacagggtacaccagcgggattacaaaaaaaaaaaaaaaaaaccagcgggaatatctgggatatatgcgtcagtactatctgggaaaagacgaaaaaaaggagaaacatgcacgcagcaaactatccctgcagcatttagacactatagcttacagggaatccaacccaaacaccagacctgttggttattttaggatcttatatttctggtctgttaaatgcattagacattttgcaacgagccttcagcgcgtgctgagtgagcgagcgccttaggggccgttcacatatcgtgcctaaaaacgcatggaaaacgctaagcgcgtctttctcctgaggcgtctgtctttgctaagcaacaatgacgtgctctctccatgagacgcggaaatttcagcgaaggataaatggatttgcagctctaaaaatcgcttgcagtagctctgctactaaatttatttcaaaattgcaatccatatacaactatgatcagctgttccttcatctaggctgagctctcaacgttgttacgggaaaggaagaagctgattggttggttcttgtcacatgacccgcggtgcgcttgcggcattctgaaaagttgagatgtttttacattttgctgtatctaaaacgtatcgaaccgaaccgaaccgaaccgtgacatcagtgtatcgtatcgaaccgaaccgtgaattttgtgaaccgttacacccctatgaAACACAGTTTCTTTTTCTGGTAAGCAAAGTAACTTGAGGCGGCACCCAGGATGGCAACACCCACAGAACTGATGATGGCAGCCATGGCTCCGCCTGTGGgatacatttaaagggacagaacaCACAATAAAATACAACGGTGGCTGGTTTTAAAATGCTTTAAGAGTGtgcaatttgttttatttttataaatgatttcatCAGTTACTAACAAAACTACAGTAACATGGGAATATAACAAGAGGACAAGCAAACGGTAATAGTTTTGACCACTAGGGGGTGCAACAGCTGTTTCCTATTTTCCACAGAGAACTTGGCAAACATTACCGTACATATTGTTCTTCAAGGAGACCTGTTTTTAATTGAACAGATATAGCAACTAGTACAGTGTACAGCACGCATGCAGACTTACTTAGGGTTTTTCCTCatttaaaatcataaagtcactaaATGGAATTATTTAATTGTACTATAGATAGAGAGATTTATAATACTAAAACTGAGTCACTACATCTTTAAAATTATGCAGTTTACTAATCTAGAAATTTAGTTGTTGAGTTGCTGTGATATGAGTGGGGCATGTTATCCAGTGTAAACATGCTGGGCGTTGCCTGCTAGACTTatttttacatacacacacacacacacacacacacacccacacacatacacacacacgcatgcagaaGGAGATCAGCTGACTAAGCAAACTGATATAAACTAATGACTGCAAAATAATTTCAGATCTGAAACTATGCAGATTTGTTTCCCTAAACTTCAGGCGGCTAGATAAGAGGCAACTGCTAATTAGGTAGCAGGCCAGTGTTCTTCACACATGTTCAGTACATTCTCACTGTGCCATTGTTGATGGTGTTTACACAGCAAGATGTGCTGACAGTTAAAAAACAGGTCACAGCCATGGGGCCAAACAGAAGGAGTTCTCATATTTCACTTTATTAAAAAGAGTCACAGATACAAAAAAGCTGCTAAAATGCTTCAAGAAATGAAAGTGTGACAGAAAATAGCTACTTCTTTGGAAAAGAAACCAGACGTGAGCTTGAACAAAAACTGAGAATGAAGAACAAACACCAAAGAACGCCAATGTTAAAAGGAGTCTTTCATGAAAACAAAACCAGCCAACATGGATATATGCAAAAGATTAACCTCAGTGCATGCAAACTACCTTGTGCTTCAAAGTACATGCCTGCCATGtgtggtactttttttttttcaaaaagctcCAAAAGAGGGTTTTCCAACAATCCCATAGAGCAAAATAACCATTTTGTATTCCGCAGTAAACAATATTGTGaagaaaatataaaagaatattGCGTTACTAGAACATTTTGATTGACAAAAGGTTATATGGCCTTATTCAGACTGTCcgataattttatttattcattttatttttgggggggataTTCAGATGACTTTTGAATGTCTAAACCACAgcctaacccccccccccccccccccccccccccaaaaaaaaagctaTACGGAGGTGGTTTTAAATGCGATTCCAAGCATACGTTTACAGATGTGTCTCAGACTGGATGCTCGGGCTGCTCAAATAGGATTTCAAATTGTCTTTTGCGACATGCTGCATAATATATACACTATACATACTAGTCTCCATTGCAGAGTTTTTTCTTTTGCGACAGAGCAGCAGTTCGCAAACAGCGACTTTAAAGACGCTTATTTAGAGAAGGAGATTGAATGAAAACTGATTTGACTGCAGCCTGAACATAGTCTATGTTAAAGGTTTCTCATCAAACCACTGATGGCATAATGGGGATTTATTTTCAAGATTGTCTGTGAAATGAATCGGCCTCTTTTAACCTTAAACATCAAAGCGTCTGAGGTTAAAAACATCCCTATAGCGCCTCTACTCTCTTTGAGATTTGGGACAGCGTAATCCCTGCATGCGCTAAGCTTTCGGTTGAGacccacacacagacaaacatttGCCAATCTTCTGGTACATTTTCGAGGTCGAGTAAGTCTAAAACCAAGTTTTAGCCAAAAGAGAACTGTGTGACAAAGTttcagccacaaacattcattcctTTTCAAAAAATGGGAAATAAAATGGCAGCCATGAGCAGAGAAGGAGCACATGAATGGAATGCTCAACATGGCCTTAAGGTGAATTCACTGTACTGTAAAACCGGCTGAGATGAGAAACTCCTCATTTGAGACATGCCATTAAAAAAACAGTCAATCTGTTATGTATATTGGCACAAATTCAGAGTGTGTCTTTCACATCTACATTCCCACATCTACAAACACAAGAAGGAAGTAGGAAGGGGGTGACCGGAAGTCATAATGGTGTCCTGTGAAAAGATGTAGTGGAAATCCTTTTGAAAACAAATGCTTTGAAGGGATTTCCCAGCCAGAATCATCATTCATGTGTATACTTTGGCTTCCAcctactgctttttttttttttttttttacaaatataacatGCAGTAAGTTGCTAAAGTTGGTAAAGTTTTTAAAGaggtttttcattgttttatgaaataaatctcggtaacactttagaataaggttctattagttaatgttagttaatgtattaattaacatgaacaaacaatgaataatacatttattactgtatttattaatcttcgttaatgttagttaatgaa is drawn from Carassius gibelio isolate Cgi1373 ecotype wild population from Czech Republic chromosome B1, carGib1.2-hapl.c, whole genome shotgun sequence and contains these coding sequences:
- the gyg2 gene encoding glycogenin-2 isoform X7 codes for the protein MAETQAFVTLATTDAYSMGCLVVGKSLRRHGTSRKLVAMVSPNVSRASRLALEDVFDEVVLVDVLDSRDETHLTWLQRPELGVTFTKLHCWTLTQYTKCVFLDADTLVLCNVDELFEYEELSAAPDPGWPDCFNSGVFVFRPSLNTHTQILEHAAQHGSFDGGDQGILNTFFHDWAVKDIRKHLPFVYNLTAAAIYTYLPAFQQYGHHAKIVHFLGGTKPWQLPYDPQAASESSLRDSSKNFQQFMNLWWVEYYSQRQLQFKKDDKNEDYQSVQQLVSPQTHQTPSQSQKSSTEAHHRVMMMPSLPLAVDSLPISSSSSQKSEQSESGSAREMKNILYDVLSGGETEETPVVSPPSEHIEPETTDDTASAAGEAAAAEAEMDDLEHRRMWEEGRADYMGKDAFDNIMRKLDQFLD
- the gyg2 gene encoding glycogenin-2 isoform X4, with the translated sequence MAETQAFVTLATTDAYSMGCLVVGKSLRRHGTSRKLVAMVSPNVSRASRLALEDVFDEVVLVDVLDSRDETHLTWLQRPELGVTFTKLHCWTLTQYTKCVFLDADTLVLCNVDELFEYEELSAAPDPGWPDCFNSGVFVFRPSLNTHTQILEHAAQHGSFDGGDQGILNTFFHDWAVKDIRKHLPFVYNLTAAAIYTYLPAFQQYGHHAKIVHFLGGTKPWQLPYDPQAASESSLRDSSKNFQQFMNLWWVEYYSQRQLQFKKDDKNEDYQSVQQLVSPQTHQTPSQSQKSSTEAHHRVMMMPSLPLAVDSLPISSSSSQKSEQSESGSAREMKNILYDVLSGGETEETPVVSPPSEHTEPETTDDTASAAGEANILYDVLSGGETEETPVVSPPSEHIEPETTDDTASAAGEAAAAEAEMDDLEHRRMWEEGRADYMGKDAFDNIMRKLDQFLD
- the gyg2 gene encoding glycogenin-2 isoform X6, which translates into the protein MAETQAFVTLATTDAYSMGCLVVGKSLRRHGTSRKLVAMVSPNVSRASRLALEDVFDEVVLVDVLDSRDETHLTWLQRPELGVTFTKLHCWTLTQYTKCVFLDADTLVLCNVDELFEYEELSAAPDPGWPDCFNSGVFVFRPSLNTHTQILEHAAQHGSFDGGDQGILNTFFHDWAVKDIRKHLPFVYNLTAAAIYTYLPAFQQYGHHAKIVHFLGGTKPWQLPYDPQAASESSLRDSSKNFQQFMNLWWVEYYSQRQLQFKKDDKNEDYQSVQQLVSPQTHQTPSQSQKSSTEAHHRVMMMPSLPLAVDSLPISSSSSQKSEQSESGSAREMKNILYDVLSGGETEETPVVSPPSEHTEPETTDDTASAAGEAAAAEAEMDDLEHRRMWEEGRADYMGKDAFDNIMRKLDQFLD
- the gyg2 gene encoding glycogenin-2 isoform X3 gives rise to the protein MAETQAFVTLATTDAYSMGCLVVGKSLRRHGTSRKLVAMVSPNVSRASRLALEDVFDEVVLVDVLDSRDETHLTWLQRPELGVTFTKLHCWTLTQYTKCVFLDADTLVLCNVDELFEYEELSAAPDPGWPDCFNSGVFVFRPSLNTHTQILEHAAQHGSFDGGDQGILNTFFHDWAVKDIRKHLPFVYNLTAAAIYTYLPAFQQYGHHAKIVHFLGGTKPWQLPYDPQAASESSLRDSSKNFQQFMNLWWVEYYSQRQLQFKKDDKNEDYQSVQQLVSPQTHQTPSQSQKSSTEAHHRVMMMPSLPLAVDSLPISSSSSQKSEQSESGSAREMKNILYDVLSGGETEETPVVSPPSEHTEPETTDDTASAAGEANILYDVLSGGETEETPVVSPPSEHTEPETTDDTASAAGEAAAAEAEMDDLEHRRMWEEGRADYMGKDAFDNIMRKLDQFLD